One stretch of Sander vitreus isolate 19-12246 chromosome 16, sanVit1, whole genome shotgun sequence DNA includes these proteins:
- the traf2b gene encoding TNF receptor-associated factor 2 produces MARISLDCTNSLPGIPLSVLSVPMENKYKCQQCLQVLRKPVQAQCGHRFCVHCFKQLTSSGPKPCEACRQEEIYEEPISILNSNEAFPDNAAGREIASLPARCLNQGCDWTGSIKEYEAQHEGRCEFERIQCEACQTSILRTDKDRHNERECEARTLNCKYCKMTFNFKDIKAHDEICLKFPLQCKDCGKKKIPREKFNDHSKSCAKSKSACPFSDVGCKSVIDNGKLADHEHSSTMEHLRLLLPMVLSMTRMRADAAAHGEWQEDSGLGLYRAPEEGVTMGSGAAASMQSVDVDKKVNALENIVCVLNREVERSSVTLEAFSHQHRLDQEKIENLSNKVRQLERTVTMRDLQLSETEQLLRELQFCTYDGIFVWKISDFSRRRQDAVAGRTPAMFSPAFYSSKYGYKMCLRLYLNGDGTGRGTHLSLFFVVMRGKCDALLKWPFSQKVTLMLLDQNNREHIIDAFRPDVTSTSFQRPISEMNIASGCPLFCPLAKLAGKSPYLRDDTIFIKAIVDLTGL; encoded by the exons ATGGCCCGAATCTCGTTGGACTGCACCAACTCTTTACCAGGGATCCCCCTCAGTGTGCTGTCAGTGCCTATGGAGAATAAGTACAAATGTCAGCAGTGTCTCCAGGTCCTGAGGAAGCCTGTCCAGGCTCAGTGCGGCCACCGCTTCTGTGTACACTGCTTCAAGCAGCTCACCAG TTCTGGGCCAAAGCCTTGTGAAGCCTGCCGCCAAGAGGAGATATATGAGGAACCTATTTCCATCCTAAATAGTAATGAG GCATTTCCAGACAATGCAGCCGGCCGAGAAATAGCAAGTCTGCCTGCCAGGTGTTTGAACCAGGGCTGTGATTGGACAGGCTCAATAAAAGAGTATGAG GCTCAACATGAAGGTCGCTGTGAATTTGAGCGGATACAGTGTGAGGCCTGCCAAACCTCAATCCTTCGTACAGACAAGGACAGACATAATGAGAGAGAATGTGAAGCAAGAACGCTCAACTGCAAATACTGCAAAATGACCTTCAACTTTAAAGACATCAAG GCCCATGATGAGATCTGTCTGAAGTTCCCCTTACAATGCAAGGACTGTGGCAAGAAAAAAATCCCAAGAGAAAAG TTCAATGACCACAGCAAATCCTGCGCCAAGTCAAAGAGTGCCTGTCCATTCAGTGATGTGGGCTGTAAATCTGTG ATAGATAATGGGAAGCTCGCTGACCATGAGCACAGCAGCACCATGGAGCACTTGCGTCTGCTGCTGCCCATGGTGCTGTCCATGACTCGGATGcgtgctgatgctgctgctcaCGGAGAGTGGCAGGAGGACTCTGGCCTGGGCCTGTACAGGGCTCCTGAGGAGGGGGTCACTATGGGCTCTGGAGCTGCAGCCTCCATGCAGTCTGTGGATGTGGACAAAAAG GTGAACGCTTTAGAAAACATTGTGTGTGTCCTAAACCGAGAGGTGGAGCGCAGTTCAGTTACGTTGGAGGCTTTCTCACATCAGCATCGTTTAGACCAGGAAAAAATTGAAAACCTCTCCAACAAAGTGCGTCAGCTAGAGCGGACAGTCACCATGAGAGACTTGCAGCTGTCTGAAACCGAACAGCTGCTGCGAGAACTCCAGTTCTGCACCTACGATGGGATATTTGTGTGGAAAATCTCTGACTTCTCACGCCGCAGACAGGATGCTGTGGCCGGTCGAACACCTGCAATGTTCTCACCAG CATTTTACTCCAGCAAATACGGCTACAAAATGTGTCTGAGGCTTTATTTGAACGGTGATGGGACGGGCAGAGGAACGCACCTTTCACTGTTCTTTGTCGTCATGAGGGGAAAGTGCGACGCTTTGCTCAAATGGCCATTCAGTCAGAAG GTGACTCTAATGCTCTTGGATCAGAACAACAGGGAGCACATCATCGATGCTTTCCGCCCCGATGtcacctccacctcctttcAGCGGCCGATCAGTGAGATGAACATCGCCAGTGGCTGCCCGCTCTTCTGTCCACTGGCTAAACTGGCTGGCAAGAGCCCCTATCTGAGAGATGATACCATTTTCATCAAAGCCATTGTAGACCTCACAGGCTTGTAA